The nucleotide sequence CGACGCAGTCATTGCCCGAATTTTTCGTCAACCCGACCCGCCCCGACAGCAAGGCCTATCGCGACTACAGGCATTATTTGCTTGAGACATCGCAAATACCGGGCGGCTTCTATTCGGCCCGCGGGCGGCGGCAATTGCTGCGCCAGGTTGTGGACATGATGTTGGTGGCCGAAGACCCCTATGACGCCCTGACCTCCGGCACTGCGACGCCACGGCAACAGTTACACGTGGTCAACTGACACAGGGCCTTTCTTTTTTACCGCGTTTCTATAGGTTTAAAAGAAAAACTTGAGGCAGTTTCCCAACGAGGAGCCCACGCAGTGACTATTCTATCCAAAAAGGGCACAACAATTGTGTCCTCGCTTTTGATTGCGTCCTTCGTCGCATCATGCGGTTTGCCGCGCTCCGGCCCGGGCAAACGCGAAATCTTCGCAGGCTCCGTCCAGAAGCAAGGCGACGCGTTCATCGTGGCCGTCAACAGCCGCGTCACCCGCGCCACGGCCGTGCAACCCGTGCTGGGCTTTTCCAACGCGTTCCTGAACGCAGGCATTTTGGGGTCCGACACCATCAACCCCGGCGACACCCTTGGCCTGCTGATCTACGAGAACGTCGATGACGGGCTTCTGGCCGCCGACGGCGCAAACGCCACCCCGCTGGACGAGGTTCAGGTGGACGGGCAGGGCTTCATCTTCGTTCCTTACGCAGGCCGCATCAAAGCCGCCGGTAACACGCCGGAAGCTTTGCGCCGCATCATCACCGGCAAGCTGGACACCCAGACTCCTGACCCGCAGGTCATCGTGCGCCGCGTCGCGGGCGACGGCTCGACCGTGTCGCTTGTGGGCGGCGTGGGCCAGCAGGGCCTCTTCGCCATTGAACGCCCGACCCGCACCTTGTCCGCGATGATCGCGCGCGCGGGCGGCATCTCCATCCCGCCGGAAATTGCGCAGATCACCGTTCTTCGCGGCTCGCATCGCTGCACCATCTGGTTTGAGGACCTCTACACCAACCCCGAATTCGACATCGCCCTGCGCGGCGGCGACCGCATCCTGATCGAGGAAGACAAGCGCGCCTTCACCGTGTTGGGCGCCACCGGCCAGCAGAACCGGCTGGAGTTTGAAACGCAAACCCTGTCGGCCATTGAGGCGATTGCCCAAGTCGGCGGTCTAAATTCCAACCTGGCTGATCCCACCGGCGTGTTTGTGTTCCGCAATGAGCCGGCCGAAATTGCCAACCAAGTGCTGGGCCGCACCGACCTGCAAGGCACGCAGCGCGTGGTTTACGTTTTGGACCTGACCGAACCCACCGGCATGTTTGAGGCGCGTGATTTTGTGGTCCGCGACGACGACACGGTTTATGTGACCGAAGCCCCGTTTGTGA is from uncultured Litoreibacter sp. and encodes:
- a CDS encoding polysaccharide biosynthesis/export family protein, with the protein product MTILSKKGTTIVSSLLIASFVASCGLPRSGPGKREIFAGSVQKQGDAFIVAVNSRVTRATAVQPVLGFSNAFLNAGILGSDTINPGDTLGLLIYENVDDGLLAADGANATPLDEVQVDGQGFIFVPYAGRIKAAGNTPEALRRIITGKLDTQTPDPQVIVRRVAGDGSTVSLVGGVGQQGLFAIERPTRTLSAMIARAGGISIPPEIAQITVLRGSHRCTIWFEDLYTNPEFDIALRGGDRILIEEDKRAFTVLGATGQQNRLEFETQTLSAIEAIAQVGGLNSNLADPTGVFVFRNEPAEIANQVLGRTDLQGTQRVVYVLDLTEPTGMFEARDFVVRDDDTVYVTEAPFVTWNKTISALTGSLSSVNALSNAAGGN